In one Phaenicophaeus curvirostris isolate KB17595 chromosome 19, BPBGC_Pcur_1.0, whole genome shotgun sequence genomic region, the following are encoded:
- the TOB1 gene encoding protein Tob1, producing the protein MQLEIQVALNFIISYLYNKLPRRRVNIFGEELERLLKKKYEGHWYPEKPYKGSGFRCIHIGEKVDPVIEQASKESGLDIDDVRGNLPQDLSVWIDPFEVSYQIGEKGPVKVLYVDDNENGCELDKEIKNSFNPEAQVFMPISDPASSVSSSPSPPFGHSAAVSPTFMPRSTQPLTFTTATFAATKFGSTKMKNSGRGNKVARTSPTNLGLNVNDLLKQKALSSSMHSLYGLGLGSQQQQQQQQKSSALSPNAKEFIFPNMQGQGSTGSIFPGDSPLNLSPLQYSNAFDMFTAYGGLNEKSFVDGLNFSLNNMQYSNQQFQPVMAN; encoded by the coding sequence ATGCAGCTTGAAATCCAAGTAGCActcaattttattatttcatatttgtaCAATAAGCTTCCCAGACGACGTGTCAACATTTTTGGTGAAGAGCTTGAAAGACTTCTCAAGAAGAAGTATGAAGGGCACTGGTATCCGGAAAAGCCATACAAAGGATCAGGGTTTAGATGTATCCATATAGGGGAGAAGGTGGACCCAGTCATAGAACAAGCATCCAAAGAGAGCGGTTTGGACATTGATGATGTGCGTGGCAACTTGCCTCAGGATCTTAGCGTTTGGATCGACCCATTTGAGGTTTCATACCAAATCGGTGAAAAGGGACCAGTGAAAGTGCTTTATGTGGATGATAATGAAAATGGATGTGAGTTGGATAAGGAGATCAAGAACAGCTTTAACCCAGAGGCCCAGGTGTTCATGCCAATTAGCGACCCAGCATCGTCAGTGTCTagttctccttctcctccctttggCCACTCTGCTGCTGTGAGCCCGACTTTCATGCCCCGCTCCACTCAACCTTTAACCTTCACCACTGCCACATTTGCTGCCACCAAGTTTGGCTCGACCAAAATGAAGAATAGCGGCCGTGGCAACAAGGTCGCCCGCACCTCTCCCACCAACCTCGGCCTGAATGTCAATGACCTGTTGAAGCAGAAAGCCCTCTCGTCCTCCATGCACTCTCTCTACGGGCTTGGCTTAGgcagtcagcagcagcagcagcaacagcagaagtCTTCTGCCCTTTCTCCTAACGCGAAGGAGTTCATTTTCCCCAACATGCAGGGTCAAGGCAGTACCGGTAGCATCTTTCCTGGTGACAGCCCCCTTAACCTCAGCCCTCTCCAGTACAGCAATGCCTTTGACATGTTCACAGCCTACGGCGGTCTAAACGAGAAGTCGTTCGTGGATGGCTTGAATTTTAGTTTAAACAACATGCAGTATTCTAACCAGCAATTCCAGCCGGTCATGGCTAACTAA